Proteins encoded in a region of the Zea mays cultivar B73 chromosome 2, Zm-B73-REFERENCE-NAM-5.0, whole genome shotgun sequence genome:
- the LOC732748 gene encoding probable phytol kinase, chloroplastic isoform X1, producing MAAAAAWTGAASPNSLLLSRSPPHAAALAPSPGSSMRRRLLLGVGTPAVAALAAAAPPAVLQDGAVTVLITAGAYSLVRVFDELTERRLIEKSLSRKVVHVLSGVLFMSSWPLFRELLRGPLYYVLVLLFSVLVFWRESPIGIVSLSMMSGGDGFADIVGRRYGSAKLPFNRKKSWAGSISMFISGFLLSAMMMLYFSSLGYIDVIWEEALGKLALVALAATVVECVPVTEVVDDNISVPLATMLVAFLLFSSNRTIVN from the exons ATGGCTGCAGCGGCGGCGTGGACCGGCGCCGCATCCCCCAACTCGCTGCTGCTCTCGCGCTCGCCTCCCCACGCCGCCGCGCTCGCGCCTTCGCCGGGAAGCTCCATGCGGAGGCGGCTCCTCCTCGGCGTCGGCACCCCGGCCGTGGCGGCGCTGGCGGCCGCGGCGCCGCCAGCGGTGCTGCAGGACGGAGCGGTCACTGTGCTCATCACCGCCGGCGCCTACTCTCTTGTGCGCGTCTTCGACGAGCTCACCGAGCGGCGGCTCATCGAAAAG AGCTTGAGCAGGAAGGTTGTGCACGTGCTATCCGGCGTCCTGTTCATGTCATCTTGGCCCCTGTTCAG GGAATTGCTGAGAGGTCCACTCTATTATGTCCTGGTGCTGCTGTTCAGCGTTTTAGTCTTCTGGCGTGAGTCCCCCATCGGGATCGTCTCCTTGTCGATGATGAGCGGTGGCGATG GTTTTGCTGACATTGTTGGGAGGAGGTATGGCTCAGCGAAGCTGCCATTCAATCGGAAGAAGAGCTGGGCCGGGAGCATCTCGATGTTCATTTCTGGTTTCCTGCTGTCCGCGAT GATGATGCTCTACTTCTCAAGCCTGGGTTACATTGATGTTATCTGGGAAGAGGCACTTGGTAAGCTGGCGCTTGTTGCACTAGCAGCGACAGTAGTGGAGTGCGTTCCTGTGACCGAAGTTGTAGATGACAACATATCTGTTCCTTTGGCCACCATGCTGGTAGCTTTTCTCTTGTTTAGCTCCAACCGCACAATAGTTAATTAA
- the LOC732748 gene encoding probable phytol kinase, chloroplastic precursor: MAAAAAWTGAASPNSLLLSRSPPHAAALAPSPGSSMRRRLLLGVGTPAVAALAAAAPPAVLQDGAVTVLITAGAYSLVRVFDELTERRLIEKSLSRKVVHVLSGVLFMSSWPLFSNSTEARYFAAVVPFLNSMRLLIYGLRLYTDEALVKSVTREGKPEELLRGPLYYVLVLLFSVLVFWRESPIGIVSLSMMSGGDGFADIVGRRYGSAKLPFNRKKSWAGSISMFISGFLLSAMMMLYFSSLGYIDVIWEEALGKLALVALAATVVECVPVTEVVDDNISVPLATMLVAFLLFSSNRTIVN; this comes from the exons ATGGCTGCAGCGGCGGCGTGGACCGGCGCCGCATCCCCCAACTCGCTGCTGCTCTCGCGCTCGCCTCCCCACGCCGCCGCGCTCGCGCCTTCGCCGGGAAGCTCCATGCGGAGGCGGCTCCTCCTCGGCGTCGGCACCCCGGCCGTGGCGGCGCTGGCGGCCGCGGCGCCGCCAGCGGTGCTGCAGGACGGAGCGGTCACTGTGCTCATCACCGCCGGCGCCTACTCTCTTGTGCGCGTCTTCGACGAGCTCACCGAGCGGCGGCTCATCGAAAAG AGCTTGAGCAGGAAGGTTGTGCACGTGCTATCCGGCGTCCTGTTCATGTCATCTTGGCCCCTGTTCAG CAATTCGACAGAAGCACGGTATTTCGCCGCGGTTGTCCCGTTCCTGAACTCCATGAGGCTTCTGATATATGGACTCCGTCTCTACACTGATGAAGCTCTGGTAAAATCAGTGACACGTGAAGGAAAACCAGA GGAATTGCTGAGAGGTCCACTCTATTATGTCCTGGTGCTGCTGTTCAGCGTTTTAGTCTTCTGGCGTGAGTCCCCCATCGGGATCGTCTCCTTGTCGATGATGAGCGGTGGCGATG GTTTTGCTGACATTGTTGGGAGGAGGTATGGCTCAGCGAAGCTGCCATTCAATCGGAAGAAGAGCTGGGCCGGGAGCATCTCGATGTTCATTTCTGGTTTCCTGCTGTCCGCGAT GATGATGCTCTACTTCTCAAGCCTGGGTTACATTGATGTTATCTGGGAAGAGGCACTTGGTAAGCTGGCGCTTGTTGCACTAGCAGCGACAGTAGTGGAGTGCGTTCCTGTGACCGAAGTTGTAGATGACAACATATCTGTTCCTTTGGCCACCATGCTGGTAGCTTTTCTCTTGTTTAGCTCCAACCGCACAATAGTTAATTAA